One stretch of Enterobacter sp. RHBSTW-00994 DNA includes these proteins:
- a CDS encoding carboxymuconolactone decarboxylase family protein, with protein MSTRVNHHKATPALAKALSDLSMAVARTSIDPALKHLIDIRVSQLNGCTFCLDMHSKEAKIAGERELRLYHLAAWRESPLFSAREKAALEFTEALTQISAHGVSDALYRSVAEHFSDVEISELNFAIVAINAWNRLGITSRMEPGSLDVAYGLNRANLE; from the coding sequence ATGAGCACTCGCGTTAACCACCATAAAGCGACACCTGCACTCGCCAAAGCGCTGTCAGACCTGAGTATGGCGGTCGCCAGGACCTCCATCGACCCGGCGCTGAAGCACCTGATCGACATTCGTGTTTCGCAGTTGAACGGCTGTACTTTCTGTCTGGATATGCACTCAAAAGAAGCCAAAATCGCCGGAGAACGCGAACTGCGCCTGTATCATCTGGCGGCCTGGCGTGAATCACCGTTGTTTAGCGCCCGTGAAAAAGCTGCGCTGGAATTTACCGAGGCGCTGACACAAATCAGTGCCCACGGCGTGAGCGATGCGTTGTACCGCAGCGTGGCAGAGCATTTTTCAGATGTGGAGATTTCAGAGCTGAACTTCGCGATTGTGGCGATCAACGCCTGGAACCGCCTGGGGATTACGTCCCGCATGGAGCCAGGCTCACTGGATGTGGCTTACGGCCTGAACCGCGCTAACCTCGAATAA
- a CDS encoding DUF2272 domain-containing protein, with product MPATVDSIINAAKKEWIYWGESTWDLTTHSKKIGHKDDEDDYAQYVIDHYCKIGGGSPSKWAIQDDKYAWSAVGMSAFMAQGGFNKQEFPFNQSHSVYIRKFITALQQHDKSSAYWGYRINTQGKAPDIGDLIAYARGKNLTSEKANAYYDKTTAYESHTDLVIDKGKNYIDVIGANVMDSVTCKRLKIDSNGHIVDDQHLWFAVLKHNFN from the coding sequence ATGCCCGCAACAGTTGACTCTATTATTAATGCCGCAAAGAAAGAGTGGATATACTGGGGAGAGTCCACCTGGGATCTCACCACCCACTCGAAAAAGATCGGTCATAAGGATGACGAAGATGATTACGCCCAATATGTCATTGATCATTACTGTAAAATTGGTGGGGGTTCACCGTCGAAATGGGCAATCCAGGATGATAAATATGCATGGTCGGCGGTGGGAATGAGTGCCTTCATGGCACAGGGTGGGTTTAATAAACAGGAATTCCCTTTTAATCAGAGCCATTCTGTTTACATTCGAAAATTTATCACCGCGTTACAGCAACACGATAAATCTTCTGCCTATTGGGGATATCGAATTAACACTCAAGGCAAAGCACCAGACATTGGTGATCTCATTGCTTATGCCAGAGGGAAAAATTTAACTTCAGAAAAAGCAAATGCTTATTACGATAAAACAACTGCTTATGAGAGCCATACTGATTTAGTCATCGATAAAGGGAAAAATTACATTGATGTCATCGGTGCAAATGTTATGGATTCGGTCACGTGTAAACGGTTAAAAATAGACTCAAATGGCCACATAGTAGACGATCAGCATTTATGGTTTGCTGTGCTCAAACATAATTTCAATTAG
- a CDS encoding antibiotic biosynthesis monooxygenase: MIAVLFEAKAEPEHQARYLQLAAGLKPLLADIDGFIDIERFQSLTTDGKILSLSWWRDEDAIRNWKQNVFHKAAQAEGRESIFAFYHIRVAKVVREYCSENGGHAHV; the protein is encoded by the coding sequence ATGATCGCAGTCCTTTTCGAAGCTAAAGCCGAACCTGAACACCAGGCGCGTTACCTGCAACTCGCTGCCGGGCTAAAACCGCTGCTGGCGGATATTGACGGTTTTATTGATATTGAGCGTTTTCAGAGCCTGACGACCGACGGCAAAATCCTCTCGCTCTCCTGGTGGCGAGATGAAGACGCCATCCGCAACTGGAAGCAGAATGTGTTCCATAAAGCGGCTCAGGCCGAAGGACGAGAATCGATTTTTGCGTTTTACCACATTCGGGTGGCGAAGGTGGTGCGGGAGTATTGCTCCGAAAACGGAGGCCATGCCCATGTATGA
- a CDS encoding amino acid-binding protein: MYDIHVIFRETPGELARFGQLLGRHGVGLEGGGVFGVNAHFLVAEGDKAMRVLGEAGFNVQSVSKPLIRKLKQERPGELGEIAAALASQGVSILAQYSDHANHLILLTDNDTLAAEITRQWITDAENAPTHSG, translated from the coding sequence ATGTATGACATTCATGTAATTTTCAGGGAGACGCCCGGTGAGCTGGCCCGGTTTGGTCAACTGCTCGGGCGTCATGGCGTAGGGCTGGAGGGCGGCGGTGTGTTTGGTGTTAACGCACACTTCCTGGTTGCAGAAGGCGACAAGGCCATGCGCGTATTGGGCGAAGCCGGTTTTAACGTGCAATCTGTCAGTAAGCCACTGATCCGCAAGCTGAAGCAGGAGCGTCCCGGTGAGTTGGGGGAAATAGCCGCTGCGCTGGCCTCACAGGGGGTGTCTATCCTTGCGCAATACAGCGATCACGCGAACCATCTCATTCTGCTGACAGATAATGATACTCTGGCGGCTGAGATCACCCGACAGTGGATCACCGATGCTGAAAACGCGCCAACTCACAGCGGATAA
- a CDS encoding winged helix-turn-helix domain-containing protein, translating to MLKTRQLTADNTALEQAVAAVAAAMSDPSRVKMLCALMDGRAWTATELSAAADVAPSTASGHLTRLVDGKLITCLSQGRHRYYRLAGHDVAELVEQMMGLSWSRITPPETTAPKTMREARTCYDHLAGSVAVEIYEFMQADGWLEPDGSSLTPRGREAFLRAGISLSDKPRRKACCACLDWSERRFHLGGEAGAALFIHLESKGWIQRVAGFREVVVTASGRVAIVRHFTG from the coding sequence ATGCTGAAAACGCGCCAACTCACAGCGGATAACACCGCGCTGGAACAGGCAGTCGCGGCGGTTGCCGCCGCAATGTCCGACCCGTCGCGCGTCAAAATGCTCTGCGCCTTAATGGACGGGCGGGCGTGGACGGCCACAGAACTAAGCGCCGCCGCGGATGTAGCGCCCTCGACCGCCAGCGGTCACCTTACCCGGCTGGTGGACGGTAAATTGATCACCTGCCTTTCCCAGGGACGCCATCGTTACTATCGCCTGGCGGGGCATGACGTGGCGGAACTCGTGGAGCAAATGATGGGGTTGTCGTGGAGCCGAATCACTCCACCAGAAACCACAGCACCAAAAACGATGCGCGAAGCCCGCACCTGTTACGATCATCTGGCAGGTTCGGTTGCTGTAGAAATCTACGAGTTTATGCAGGCGGATGGCTGGCTGGAACCGGATGGCTCCTCGTTAACTCCGCGTGGGCGCGAGGCGTTCCTGCGCGCGGGGATCTCTCTCAGCGACAAACCCCGCCGTAAGGCCTGCTGCGCCTGTCTGGACTGGAGTGAACGGCGGTTTCATCTGGGGGGGGAAGCAGGGGCGGCGCTTTTCATTCATCTCGAAAGCAAAGGATGGATCCAGCGCGTGGCGGGTTTTCGGGAGGTGGTGGTGACGGCTTCCGGAAGAGTCGCTATCGTCAGGCACTTTACGGGCTGA
- a CDS encoding MarR family transcriptional regulator, whose product MSENDLFSRRPMGMRMAMIVRQWRAVIDDAILDTGLTQSSWTVMMQLQQLGDNVSVSELAEVQGIELPPLMRTLTQLEKQGYLLRTTSPYDKRIRLLALTPKGNAILKTLTQVIETFQARVSQNIAPEHLEIFSATLNQFACNLRTIREEDNKTEK is encoded by the coding sequence ATGAGTGAAAACGATCTGTTTAGCCGCCGGCCAATGGGCATGCGGATGGCGATGATCGTGCGTCAGTGGCGTGCGGTGATTGACGATGCCATTCTCGATACCGGGTTAACCCAGTCGAGCTGGACGGTGATGATGCAGCTTCAGCAACTGGGCGATAATGTTTCGGTAAGCGAACTGGCGGAAGTGCAGGGCATTGAACTGCCGCCGCTGATGCGTACGCTCACCCAACTGGAAAAGCAGGGATATTTACTGCGTACCACATCGCCTTATGACAAGCGCATCCGGCTGCTGGCGTTGACACCCAAAGGGAACGCCATACTCAAGACGCTCACCCAGGTGATAGAAACCTTTCAGGCGCGCGTGTCACAGAATATCGCGCCTGAGCATCTTGAGATTTTCAGTGCCACATTGAATCAATTCGCCTGCAATTTGCGGACAATCCGCGAAGAAGACAACAAGACCGAAAAATAA
- a CDS encoding HlyD family secretion protein encodes MMTPEQKFARWVRVSIASFLLMFVYFIVADIWIPLTPDSTVMRVVTPVSARVAGYVAAVHVQNNSQVKKGDLLFELDDTPFRNKVEAAQIALEQARLSNDQLDAQITAAQASLKTAQLTARNDKVTFDRYQKLSTLQNVSQADLDKVRTTWQSSEQSVSSLKANIHNLRIQRGEREEHRNVTLQKYRNALDDAQLNLSWTKVYAEADGTVSNLQLSPGFYASSGSAALALVNNQTDIVADFREKSLRHTHQGTDAAVVFDAFPGQVFRAHVTSSDAGILAGQEAVNGELSEPETSNRWVRDAQRMRIHVALDEALPKHLPGGARATVQLYNSEGPFARFFSRLQIHLVSLLHYVY; translated from the coding sequence ATAATGACTCCTGAACAAAAGTTTGCCCGCTGGGTAAGGGTGAGTATTGCCTCTTTCCTGCTGATGTTTGTCTATTTTATCGTCGCGGATATCTGGATCCCGCTGACCCCGGATTCCACCGTGATGCGCGTCGTGACACCGGTCTCTGCACGCGTGGCGGGCTATGTCGCTGCGGTACACGTACAGAACAACAGTCAGGTGAAGAAAGGCGATCTGCTGTTTGAACTTGATGACACGCCGTTTCGCAACAAAGTTGAAGCCGCGCAAATCGCCCTTGAGCAGGCTCGTCTTTCTAACGACCAGCTTGACGCTCAAATTACCGCTGCGCAGGCCAGCCTGAAAACGGCGCAATTAACCGCCCGTAACGACAAGGTGACTTTTGACCGTTACCAGAAGCTCAGTACTCTGCAAAATGTCTCACAGGCGGATCTGGATAAAGTCCGCACCACCTGGCAGAGCAGCGAGCAGTCTGTGAGTTCGCTGAAGGCGAACATTCACAACCTGCGTATTCAGCGCGGAGAGCGCGAGGAGCACCGCAACGTAACGCTGCAAAAATACCGTAATGCTCTGGATGATGCCCAACTGAACCTCAGCTGGACGAAAGTCTACGCGGAAGCTGACGGGACGGTCAGTAACCTGCAGTTAAGCCCCGGTTTTTACGCCTCGTCGGGCTCTGCCGCGCTGGCACTGGTGAATAATCAGACCGATATCGTGGCCGATTTCCGTGAGAAAAGCCTGCGTCATACTCATCAGGGAACTGATGCCGCCGTGGTATTTGACGCCTTCCCAGGGCAGGTTTTCCGCGCGCATGTTACCAGCAGCGATGCAGGTATCCTGGCCGGTCAGGAAGCGGTGAATGGCGAACTCTCTGAACCTGAGACGTCTAACCGTTGGGTGCGCGACGCTCAGCGTATGCGGATCCATGTGGCACTGGATGAGGCACTGCCGAAGCATTTGCCTGGCGGAGCACGTGCGACGGTGCAGCTCTACAACAGTGAAGGGCCGTTTGCGCGTTTCTTTTCCAGGCTGCAAATCCATCTCGTCAGCCTGCTGCACTATGTCTATTGA
- a CDS encoding DUF2955 domain-containing protein produces MSINTLARVFTPHGNIVYTANDFRQTLRIVFAGMIALSVSSFYNTSYGVFYVVYPIMLLSLVPVFNRHVAKQFVFSASLNCVEMVIIIGYLSQWPLIMTLVVFALYVMRFRFMSQGPLFLFGSMGVVCQSVMLNFMSYPTTNWHTLLFSNIEASVMAVCLSALMNYLLPDVEPRNPPPLIEKDAARVRHESLLSGTVATLIFVVFQLSDLSDSLSALMAGILILFPMHYRGSVMSSIWRVVGVVLGCLYILVVQLVLYDHSSHMLLMMPLIGLGLAFGARLHVMEKVGAGVGFASITTIGIMFGQNMHPDSDLVFSDLYRITSVTFALVATLTLVFLVHLILNGFEATRYVIAPPTED; encoded by the coding sequence ATGTCTATTAATACTCTGGCGCGGGTGTTTACCCCGCACGGCAACATCGTTTATACGGCAAATGACTTTCGCCAGACGCTGCGCATTGTCTTTGCCGGGATGATTGCGCTTAGCGTATCGAGCTTTTACAACACCAGCTACGGCGTCTTTTATGTGGTGTACCCCATCATGCTGTTGTCGCTGGTTCCGGTATTCAACCGCCATGTGGCAAAGCAGTTCGTGTTCAGTGCATCACTAAATTGCGTCGAAATGGTGATTATTATCGGCTATTTGTCGCAATGGCCGTTGATCATGACGCTGGTGGTGTTTGCCCTGTACGTGATGCGTTTTCGCTTTATGAGCCAGGGACCGTTGTTTCTGTTTGGTTCGATGGGCGTGGTGTGTCAGAGCGTGATGCTCAACTTTATGAGCTACCCCACCACGAACTGGCATACGCTGCTGTTTTCCAATATCGAAGCCAGCGTTATGGCCGTCTGTTTAAGTGCGTTGATGAACTACCTGCTGCCGGACGTTGAGCCGCGTAACCCCCCACCACTGATTGAGAAAGACGCGGCCCGGGTGCGCCATGAGTCGCTGCTCTCTGGTACAGTCGCAACGCTCATCTTCGTGGTTTTTCAGCTCAGTGATTTAAGTGATTCGCTGTCAGCGCTGATGGCCGGAATTTTGATTTTGTTTCCGATGCATTACCGCGGTTCGGTGATGAGCTCAATCTGGCGTGTGGTCGGTGTGGTGCTGGGTTGCCTGTACATTCTGGTGGTGCAACTGGTGTTGTACGATCACAGCAGTCATATGCTGCTGATGATGCCGCTGATTGGGCTGGGGCTGGCGTTTGGCGCGCGTCTGCATGTCATGGAGAAAGTCGGCGCGGGCGTTGGGTTTGCGAGTATTACCACCATCGGCATTATGTTCGGGCAAAACATGCACCCGGATAGCGACCTGGTGTTCAGCGATCTGTACCGGATCACCTCCGTGACGTTTGCGCTGGTGGCGACGCTGACCCTGGTCTTTTTAGTGCATTTGATCCTCAACGGCTTTGAGGCGACGCGTTACGTCATTGCGCCGCCAACAGAGGATTAA
- a CDS encoding DUF445 domain-containing protein: protein MDKIAELKRAKLLALSLLLIAAAAFITTLFLPQTFWVRGVKAIAEAAMVGALADWFAVVALFRRVPIPFISRHTAIIPRNKDRIGDNLGQFVQEKFLDTQSLVALIRRYEPAKMMGHWFSQPENAQRVGQHLIQVMSGFLELTDDGRIQRLLKRAVHQAIDKVDFTETSAVMLESMTKNNRHQVLLDAIINRLITLIQRESTRDFIATQIVHWLETEHPRKAMVLPTEWLGDQSAEMVAKAVNTLLDDISHDRTHQIRKAFDNATLKLIDSLKNDPDMAAKAENIKHYLKNDEAFNRYLGEMWTDLRQWLKADMQNDDSRVKQRIARAGLWFGETLTNDASLRTSLNEHLEQAAHRVAPDFAAFLTRHISDTVKGWDANDMSRQIELNIGKDLQFIRVNGTLVGGTIGLILFLLSQLPAVLHI from the coding sequence ATGGACAAAATAGCTGAACTCAAACGCGCCAAGTTGCTGGCACTGTCGCTGCTGCTGATTGCCGCCGCAGCGTTTATCACCACTCTCTTTCTGCCGCAGACCTTCTGGGTGCGCGGCGTCAAGGCCATTGCCGAGGCGGCGATGGTCGGCGCCCTGGCGGACTGGTTTGCCGTGGTGGCCTTGTTTCGCCGGGTTCCGATCCCGTTCATTTCACGCCATACGGCGATTATCCCGCGTAATAAAGATCGGATCGGTGACAATCTCGGCCAGTTCGTGCAGGAGAAGTTTCTCGATACTCAGTCACTGGTGGCACTCATTCGTCGTTATGAACCGGCAAAGATGATGGGCCACTGGTTCAGCCAGCCTGAAAACGCTCAGCGCGTTGGGCAGCACCTGATTCAGGTGATGAGCGGTTTTCTGGAGCTGACCGATGACGGGCGTATTCAGCGTTTGCTAAAACGCGCGGTGCATCAGGCTATCGATAAGGTCGACTTCACCGAAACCAGCGCGGTGATGCTGGAAAGCATGACCAAAAATAACCGTCATCAGGTACTGCTGGACGCCATCATCAACCGTTTGATTACGCTTATTCAGCGAGAAAGTACGCGAGATTTCATCGCCACACAGATTGTTCACTGGCTTGAGACGGAACACCCGCGCAAGGCGATGGTGCTGCCGACGGAATGGCTGGGCGATCAGAGTGCGGAGATGGTCGCGAAGGCGGTGAATACTCTGCTGGATGACATCAGCCACGACCGTACTCACCAGATCCGCAAGGCGTTCGACAACGCCACGCTGAAGCTTATCGACAGCCTGAAGAACGACCCTGACATGGCGGCGAAAGCTGAGAACATCAAACACTATCTGAAGAATGACGAAGCGTTTAACCGCTATCTGGGGGAGATGTGGACCGACCTGCGCCAGTGGCTGAAAGCGGATATGCAGAACGACGATTCACGCGTGAAGCAGCGCATCGCCCGGGCCGGATTGTGGTTTGGTGAAACGCTGACGAACGATGCCAGCCTGCGGACGTCGCTGAACGAGCATCTGGAGCAAGCTGCACACCGCGTCGCACCGGACTTTGCCGCATTTCTTACCCGCCACATCAGTGACACGGTGAAAGGCTGGGATGCGAACGATATGTCGCGCCAGATTGAGCTGAACATCGGTAAAGACCTGCAGTTCATCCGCGTTAACGGTACGCTGGTCGGCGGGACGATCGGTTTGATCCTGTTTTTACTCTCACAGCTGCCCGCCGTACTGCACATTTAA
- a CDS encoding LysE family translocator, whose amino-acid sequence MELLSTLFPSTFLALALAHFVALLSPGPDFFLLTGYAVRYRLRGSMGLCFGIAVGNGLYILLVVIGWQVLRQFTGVFTLIELLGALYLLWIGAHLVRSPPQALALNETHRCCPSVSKQILLGLGSALLNPKNALFYLALMTSLLGPDVTLLQKSVSGIWMVMAVLVWDLAVVSLIGLPAVQHKLSHAVWRIERTAGSVLMVFGGWVLWRVLYTIS is encoded by the coding sequence ATGGAACTGTTATCGACGCTTTTCCCTTCCACGTTTCTTGCTCTCGCGCTGGCGCATTTTGTTGCCCTGTTAAGTCCGGGGCCCGACTTTTTCCTGCTGACAGGATATGCCGTACGTTACCGACTGCGTGGCAGTATGGGGCTCTGTTTTGGCATTGCGGTGGGCAACGGATTGTATATTTTGCTGGTGGTTATCGGCTGGCAGGTGCTGCGCCAGTTCACCGGGGTATTTACCCTGATCGAACTATTAGGGGCACTGTATCTGCTCTGGATTGGCGCGCATCTGGTACGCAGCCCCCCACAAGCTCTGGCGCTCAATGAAACCCATCGGTGCTGCCCTTCGGTGTCCAAACAGATACTGCTCGGACTGGGCTCCGCTCTGCTGAACCCCAAAAATGCGTTGTTCTATCTGGCGCTGATGACGTCGTTATTAGGGCCAGATGTGACACTCCTTCAGAAATCCGTCAGCGGCATCTGGATGGTGATGGCGGTGCTGGTGTGGGATCTCGCCGTGGTGTCACTTATTGGCTTGCCCGCAGTGCAACACAAACTGAGCCACGCCGTGTGGCGGATTGAACGCACAGCAGGCAGTGTGCTGATGGTATTCGGCGGCTGGGTTTTGTGGCGGGTTTTATACACCATCAGTTGA
- a CDS encoding AraC family transcriptional regulator: MTTPRDINQTFTRQSGLELRSTRQSRQAYKCHSHAQLSIGAIVEGKTHCVCNGQEYLLSPGDIIVIPAHVPHSCNPHNGHPRSYHMLYIETTLPLARQVIRSEAIFRLYLNVVDTMTPSSLNALLAAFPHREQEEDILRPTSQQLQQTILSNLLTPPTLDEFARRFSLRKETLIRTFRQDTGLTPGSFLNMSRVEYAKARLRAGDDIADVGYQSGFADQSHFHKTFVRYTAATPRQYATGRSISDNKYPS; encoded by the coding sequence ATGACAACACCGCGTGATATTAATCAGACCTTCACCCGACAATCCGGTTTAGAGCTGCGTAGTACCAGGCAAAGCCGTCAGGCCTACAAATGCCATAGCCATGCCCAGTTGTCGATCGGCGCCATTGTGGAAGGAAAAACACACTGCGTCTGTAACGGCCAGGAGTACCTTCTTTCGCCTGGTGATATCATCGTGATACCCGCCCATGTCCCGCACAGCTGCAACCCGCATAACGGACACCCCCGCAGCTATCACATGCTTTATATCGAAACCACTCTCCCGCTCGCCCGGCAGGTCATTCGCAGTGAGGCGATTTTCAGACTCTATCTCAACGTCGTGGACACAATGACTCCCTCATCGCTCAACGCGCTGCTGGCCGCTTTTCCCCATCGAGAGCAAGAGGAGGACATATTGCGTCCAACCAGCCAGCAACTGCAACAGACGATACTTTCCAACCTCCTCACCCCGCCGACGCTGGATGAGTTTGCCCGGCGATTTTCGTTACGCAAAGAGACCCTGATACGCACCTTCAGGCAAGACACTGGCCTGACACCCGGAAGTTTTCTTAATATGTCGCGTGTGGAGTACGCCAAAGCACGTCTGCGAGCCGGAGATGATATTGCCGATGTCGGCTATCAGAGCGGTTTTGCCGATCAGAGTCATTTCCATAAAACCTTTGTACGCTATACGGCGGCAACGCCTCGTCAGTACGCTACGGGTCGATCAATATCTGACAATAAATACCCCTCGTAA
- a CDS encoding YfaZ family outer membrane protein encodes MKKLNILLLSVLTAVSGSALAMGGSIEQGKNFTNLNLEMGKSSSGVYAESNWLKNTQDGTQTGGVGAGYNLEVGPVMLNAGAKAIYIGPKKGDNGVAFPIGGGVNVALTDSIHVFGEGYAAPEGLNNSVKNYVEANGGVSWTPITPVTLKVGYRHVSVDGKDGRPNHTLIDGAYVGGGVSF; translated from the coding sequence ATGAAAAAGCTTAATATCCTTCTCCTTTCCGTTTTGACTGCCGTATCGGGCTCTGCCCTCGCGATGGGCGGTAGCATTGAGCAAGGTAAAAACTTCACCAACCTCAATCTGGAAATGGGTAAATCCTCATCTGGCGTCTATGCAGAAAGCAACTGGCTAAAAAACACCCAGGACGGGACGCAAACAGGTGGCGTAGGTGCGGGTTATAACCTTGAAGTGGGCCCGGTGATGCTGAATGCCGGTGCGAAAGCCATCTATATCGGTCCAAAAAAAGGCGATAACGGTGTGGCGTTCCCTATCGGCGGCGGTGTTAACGTGGCACTGACCGACAGCATCCATGTATTCGGTGAAGGCTATGCCGCACCAGAAGGGCTGAATAACAGCGTGAAAAACTACGTTGAAGCCAATGGTGGCGTAAGCTGGACGCCAATTACACCAGTCACCCTGAAAGTGGGTTATCGCCATGTCAGCGTTGATGGCAAAGATGGTCGTCCAAACCACACTCTGATCGATGGCGCTTATGTTGGCGGCGGCGTCTCTTTCTAA
- the yjiA gene encoding GTPase, with translation MTPIAVTLLTGFLGAGKTTLLRHILNEKHGFKIAVIENEFGEVSVDDQLIGDRATQIKTLTNGCICCTRSNELEDALLDLLDSRDRGDIDFDRLVIECTGMADPGPIIQTFFSHDILCQRYLLDGVIALVDAVHADEQMSQFTIAQSQVGYADRILLTKTDVAGESEQLRERLTRINARAPIYTVTHGDIDLSQLFNTNGFMLEENVTSTPRFHFMADKQNDVSSIVVELDYPVDISDVSRVMENLLLSFADKLLRYKGMLWIDGEPNRLLFQGVQRLYSADWDRAWGDEKPHSTMVFIGIQLPEEEIRAGFAGLRK, from the coding sequence ATGACACCGATTGCAGTTACCTTACTCACCGGCTTTCTCGGTGCGGGCAAAACGACCCTGCTGCGCCATATTCTCAACGAAAAACACGGCTTCAAAATCGCCGTCATCGAAAATGAGTTCGGTGAAGTCTCCGTTGATGACCAGCTGATTGGCGACCGCGCAACGCAGATCAAAACCCTGACCAACGGCTGCATCTGCTGCACCCGCTCTAACGAATTAGAGGATGCCCTGCTCGATCTGCTCGACAGTCGCGATCGCGGCGATATTGATTTCGACCGACTGGTGATTGAGTGCACCGGCATGGCCGACCCAGGCCCGATTATCCAGACCTTTTTCTCGCACGACATCCTCTGCCAACGCTATCTGCTGGACGGCGTCATCGCGCTGGTCGATGCCGTTCACGCCGACGAACAGATGAGCCAGTTCACCATCGCCCAGTCTCAAGTGGGCTATGCCGACCGCATCCTGCTGACCAAAACCGATGTCGCAGGCGAGAGTGAACAACTGCGAGAACGCCTGACCCGCATCAATGCTCGCGCGCCGATCTACACCGTGACGCACGGGGATATCGACCTTTCTCAGCTGTTCAACACCAACGGTTTTATGCTGGAAGAAAACGTCACCTCAACGCCGCGTTTTCACTTTATGGCCGACAAGCAAAACGACGTGTCGTCGATTGTGGTCGAGCTGGATTATCCGGTGGATATCAGCGACGTTTCCCGCGTGATGGAAAACCTGCTGCTGTCGTTTGCCGACAAGCTACTGCGCTACAAAGGGATGCTGTGGATCGACGGTGAGCCGAACCGTCTGCTGTTCCAGGGCGTACAGCGCTTGTATAGCGCCGACTGGGACAGAGCGTGGGGCGATGAAAAACCGCACAGCACAATGGTGTTTATTGGGATCCAACTGCCGGAAGAAGAGATTCGGGCGGGGTTTGCCGGGTTACGAAAATAG
- a CDS encoding YbdD/YjiX family protein, whose translation MFGNLGEAKKYLGQAAKMLIGIPDYDNYVEHMKTNHPDKPCMTYSEFFRERQEARYGGSGEGGVRCC comes from the coding sequence ATGTTTGGTAACTTAGGCGAAGCAAAAAAATACCTCGGTCAGGCGGCAAAAATGCTGATTGGCATTCCGGACTATGACAACTACGTTGAGCATATGAAGACCAATCATCCGGATAAGCCCTGCATGACCTACAGCGAATTTTTCCGCGAGCGTCAGGAAGCGCGCTACGGCGGAAGTGGAGAAGGCGGCGTACGCTGCTGTTAA